One region of Elusimicrobiales bacterium genomic DNA includes:
- the rfbB gene encoding dTDP-glucose 4,6-dehydratase, whose protein sequence is MKIAVTGGLGFIGSNFVRHVLDKHTDWHVLNIDKKTYAGNPDNLRDVSGNPRYKWLRADIADLKKMRAALEGIDAVVHFAAESHVDRSILHPGDFIRTNVVGTHCLLEAARACNIKRFVHVSTDEVYGSVEEGRSVETDPLLPNSAYSASKASSDLLVRAYFVTYKLPVVTTRCTNNYGPYQYPEKALPLLITNAGADKPFPLYGDGKNVREWIYVQDHVEAVEAVLLKGREGEVYNIGGGKLLSNVEIVKTVLDLMGKPHTLIQPVADRPGHDRRYALDCEKIARETGWRHRFKFEDAIKLTIDWYAQNRKWWLKLKTRAKYRSYYKKQYAGKAK, encoded by the coding sequence ATGAAAATCGCTGTTACCGGCGGGCTGGGCTTTATAGGCTCTAATTTCGTGCGGCATGTGCTGGATAAACACACGGACTGGCATGTCCTCAACATAGATAAAAAAACATATGCCGGCAACCCGGATAATTTGCGCGATGTGTCCGGCAATCCGCGCTATAAATGGCTGCGCGCGGACATAGCCGATCTCAAAAAAATGCGCGCCGCGCTGGAGGGGATTGATGCGGTCGTCCATTTTGCGGCGGAGTCGCATGTGGACCGCTCCATACTGCATCCGGGCGATTTCATAAGGACCAATGTCGTCGGCACGCATTGCCTGCTGGAGGCGGCGCGCGCTTGCAATATCAAACGTTTCGTGCATGTCAGCACAGACGAGGTTTACGGCTCGGTGGAAGAAGGCCGCTCTGTGGAAACCGACCCGTTGCTGCCCAACAGCGCGTATTCCGCGTCCAAGGCATCGTCGGATTTGCTTGTCCGGGCTTATTTTGTCACATATAAACTGCCGGTGGTTACCACCCGCTGCACCAACAACTACGGCCCTTATCAATATCCCGAAAAGGCGCTGCCGCTGCTGATAACCAATGCCGGCGCGGACAAGCCCTTCCCGCTCTACGGCGACGGCAAGAACGTGCGCGAATGGATTTACGTGCAGGACCATGTGGAGGCGGTGGAGGCCGTGCTGCTAAAAGGCCGCGAGGGCGAAGTCTACAATATCGGCGGCGGCAAGCTGCTGTCCAATGTGGAAATCGTCAAGACCGTGCTGGACCTGATGGGCAAGCCGCATACCCTTATCCAGCCGGTTGCCGACCGTCCCGGCCACGACCGCCGCTACGCCCTTGACTGCGAAAAAATCGCGCGCGAGACCGGCTGGCGCCACCGCTTCAAATTCGAGGACGCCATAAAGCTCACCATAGACTGGTACGCGCAGAACCGCAAATGGTGGCTGAAGCTCAAAACCCGCGCCAAATACCGTAGCTATTACAAAAAGCAGTACGCGGGGAAGGCGAAGTAA
- a CDS encoding YifB family Mg chelatase-like AAA ATPase, translating to MFAKIRSLGVKGIDGFPVSVEVDAAAGLPAFSIVGLADTEIKESKDRVAAAIRNSGFDFPLKKITVNLAPAELKKNGTHFDLPIALGVLAASGQLDGAEQSLSGTAFIGELALDGEIRPVSGILPMLLAAKDLNIPAVVPRANRAEASVSGAKACAARDLKTLAAAITAQAPLEDCARGICGAVSQPDGGDGDFREVKGQPLAKRALEIAAAGGHNVLMMGPPGSGKSMLAKRFPGILPPMTDTEALEVTKIYSVCGFTRGGSLMRRRPFRDPHHTISEAALVGGGTTPRPGEVSLSHNGVLFLDELSEFSRSTLEVLREPLETFRVTVSRVKETVCYPARLTLIAASNPCQCGFCGHPDRPCSCTPLQIQRYRSRLSGPLIDRIDMHIQLAPVKYVHWAQASEGEPSSEIRARVVRARKIQAGRFAGTATTANSFMSVSQIKKFCAVPADGSATLETAMNRFGLSARSLDKILKVARTIADLEGAPEIAKAHIMEVLQYRNFDRQNIP from the coding sequence ATGTTCGCCAAAATCCGCTCGCTGGGAGTAAAGGGGATAGACGGGTTTCCCGTCTCGGTAGAGGTTGACGCGGCGGCGGGGCTGCCCGCGTTTTCCATAGTAGGGCTGGCGGACACGGAAATAAAAGAATCCAAAGACCGCGTGGCGGCGGCCATCCGCAATTCCGGTTTTGATTTCCCGCTTAAAAAAATAACCGTCAATCTCGCTCCGGCGGAACTGAAAAAAAACGGCACGCATTTTGACCTGCCGATAGCGCTGGGGGTGCTGGCCGCCAGCGGCCAGCTGGACGGCGCGGAGCAGTCCCTGTCCGGTACCGCTTTTATAGGCGAGCTGGCGCTGGACGGGGAAATCCGCCCGGTAAGCGGCATCCTGCCCATGCTGCTTGCGGCAAAAGACCTCAATATCCCGGCGGTGGTGCCGCGCGCCAACCGCGCGGAGGCTTCGGTTTCCGGCGCGAAAGCCTGCGCCGCGCGGGACCTTAAAACGCTGGCCGCCGCCATAACCGCGCAGGCCCCGCTGGAAGACTGCGCGCGCGGGATATGCGGCGCCGTCTCCCAGCCGGACGGCGGCGACGGTGATTTCCGCGAGGTGAAAGGCCAGCCGCTGGCAAAGCGCGCTCTGGAAATAGCCGCCGCGGGCGGACACAACGTGCTGATGATGGGGCCGCCCGGCTCCGGCAAGTCCATGCTGGCAAAACGTTTCCCCGGCATACTGCCGCCGATGACCGACACCGAGGCGCTGGAAGTCACCAAAATCTATTCGGTCTGCGGGTTTACGCGGGGCGGCAGCCTGATGCGCCGCCGCCCTTTCCGCGACCCGCATCACACCATAAGCGAGGCCGCCCTTGTGGGCGGCGGGACAACGCCGCGCCCCGGCGAGGTGTCGCTGTCGCACAACGGGGTGCTGTTTCTGGACGAGCTGTCCGAATTTTCGCGCTCCACTCTGGAAGTGCTGCGCGAGCCGCTGGAGACTTTCCGCGTAACAGTCTCCCGCGTCAAGGAGACCGTCTGCTACCCCGCCAGGCTGACGCTTATAGCTGCCAGCAACCCCTGCCAGTGCGGGTTTTGCGGCCATCCCGACAGGCCCTGCTCCTGCACGCCGCTGCAAATTCAACGCTACCGCAGCCGGCTCTCCGGCCCGCTGATTGACAGGATAGACATGCACATACAGCTTGCGCCGGTAAAATACGTCCACTGGGCGCAGGCCAGCGAGGGTGAGCCTTCGTCGGAAATACGCGCGCGCGTGGTCCGCGCCAGAAAAATTCAGGCCGGGCGTTTTGCGGGAACAGCCACTACCGCAAACAGCTTCATGAGCGTAAGCCAGATAAAGAAATTCTGCGCCGTTCCCGCCGACGGCAGCGCGACGCTTGAGACCGCGATGAACCGTTTCGGCCTCTCCGCCCGCAGCCTGGATAAAATCCTGAAAGTGGCGCGCACCATAGCCGATTTGGAAGGCGCGCCCGAAATCGCCAAAGCCCACATCATGGAAGTGCTGCAATACCGCAACTTCGACCGGCAGAACATTCCCTGA
- a CDS encoding FAD-binding protein, with the protein MFTKDTFSRVRKQAEAVVGAQNVRADNGNLALYSYDSGLSRARPEAVIHVLRTEQLAPLIKLLAENDVPFVPRGAGTNLTGGCVPLKGGVIINTAALNRILEVDTASGYALAEPGAVNGALQRELARENFFFAPAPESAAVSTIGGNMAENCRGPRAFKYGPAGASLLEAEFVSPEGETLRWSASDAGPLLARFFAGSEGSLGAAARLRVKILKSPAAVCCALIGFRGPEGPIDAARELVAAGIIPRAAIGMDNVAASASDSLGLGAFPPESAGALFLELDAASEDEMSAVCAAAEKICAAAGAGPVVFSRDAEGRAALRLRADVYTAMARLAPNAVLEDMAVPPASLAVALAMLRHCAAKFDARAALVYHPASGVLRPQLVFDERNSFEAGRIKKAAREMLKCAVTLGGLPACGFGSGVDKRMAMHWIYDNAALELFRRIKKAADPRGIANPDKIIPVAGAREGAEALQERAQPSRAAAAVAAELASRFAAGRASFIAGHGAAPSGAAPLDTGALDGVEIDRANRSAEAEACVPVARLKAKAAEHGLRLRLPDYPGGIGALAASGRCAALREIITGIKFALADGSVIRAGGKCAVDPPGTDVISLMCGSRGAYGVILSLTLRADGAADCSALAARREFSPGPYHRRLKRAFDPKNLLNPHVYGENGDAAA; encoded by the coding sequence ATGTTCACAAAGGACACTTTTTCGCGTGTTCGCAAACAGGCGGAGGCCGTTGTCGGCGCGCAGAACGTGCGCGCAGACAACGGCAATCTCGCGCTTTATTCCTACGATTCGGGCCTTTCCCGCGCGCGGCCCGAGGCTGTCATCCATGTCCTCCGGACGGAGCAGCTTGCCCCGCTGATAAAGCTGCTGGCGGAAAACGATGTTCCCTTCGTGCCGCGCGGCGCGGGAACCAATCTGACCGGCGGCTGCGTGCCGCTTAAAGGCGGCGTCATCATAAACACCGCCGCGCTAAACCGCATTCTGGAGGTGGACACCGCCTCCGGCTATGCTCTTGCGGAGCCGGGCGCGGTAAACGGCGCGCTGCAGCGCGAGCTGGCGCGCGAGAATTTCTTCTTCGCGCCCGCGCCGGAGAGCGCGGCTGTCTCCACCATCGGCGGCAACATGGCCGAAAACTGCCGCGGCCCGCGCGCGTTCAAATACGGTCCGGCGGGGGCCTCGCTGCTGGAGGCGGAATTCGTCTCGCCGGAGGGGGAAACTCTGCGCTGGTCCGCCTCCGATGCGGGGCCGCTGCTGGCCCGGTTTTTTGCGGGGAGCGAGGGCTCGCTGGGCGCGGCGGCGCGGCTGCGGGTCAAAATTCTCAAATCCCCTGCGGCGGTCTGCTGCGCGCTTATAGGTTTCCGCGGCCCGGAAGGGCCCATAGACGCGGCGCGCGAGCTTGTGGCCGCCGGCATAATACCGCGCGCCGCCATCGGCATGGACAACGTCGCCGCCAGCGCCTCCGACAGCCTCGGGCTGGGCGCGTTTCCGCCGGAAAGCGCGGGCGCGCTGTTTCTGGAGCTGGACGCCGCCTCCGAAGATGAAATGTCCGCCGTCTGCGCCGCGGCGGAGAAAATATGCGCGGCGGCGGGGGCGGGGCCGGTGGTTTTTTCGCGGGACGCGGAGGGCCGCGCCGCGCTGCGCCTCCGGGCGGATGTTTACACGGCGATGGCGCGGCTTGCGCCAAACGCCGTGCTGGAGGATATGGCGGTGCCGCCGGCGTCGCTGGCGGTGGCGCTGGCCATGCTGCGCCACTGCGCCGCCAAATTTGACGCGCGCGCCGCGCTGGTCTATCACCCGGCCAGCGGCGTGCTGCGCCCCCAGCTTGTCTTTGACGAGCGTAACAGTTTTGAAGCGGGCCGCATCAAAAAGGCGGCGCGCGAAATGCTCAAATGCGCGGTTACGCTGGGCGGGCTGCCGGCCTGCGGTTTCGGCTCCGGCGTGGACAAGCGCATGGCCATGCACTGGATTTACGACAATGCCGCGCTGGAGTTGTTCCGCCGCATCAAAAAGGCCGCCGACCCGCGCGGCATAGCCAATCCCGACAAGATAATTCCCGTCGCCGGCGCGCGCGAGGGGGCCGAGGCTTTGCAGGAACGCGCGCAGCCGTCCCGCGCCGCGGCGGCGGTGGCGGCGGAGCTTGCCTCGCGTTTTGCCGCCGGCAGGGCCAGTTTTATCGCGGGGCATGGCGCCGCGCCCAGCGGGGCCGCGCCGCTGGATACGGGCGCGCTGGACGGGGTTGAGATTGACCGCGCCAACCGCTCGGCTGAGGCGGAGGCCTGCGTCCCCGTCGCCCGCCTGAAGGCAAAGGCCGCCGAACACGGTCTGCGGCTAAGGCTGCCGGATTATCCGGGCGGCATAGGCGCGCTGGCGGCGTCGGGCCGGTGCGCCGCGCTGCGGGAGATAATAACGGGAATCAAATTCGCGCTGGCCGACGGCAGCGTAATCCGAGCCGGCGGCAAATGCGCCGTGGACCCGCCGGGGACGGATGTCATCAGCCTGATGTGCGGTTCGCGCGGGGCCTACGGGGTGATACTGTCGCTCACGCTGCGCGCGGACGGCGCGGCAGACTGCTCCGCCCTTGCCGCGCGCAGGGAATTTTCGCCGGGGCCGTATCACCGCAGGCTCAAACGGGCTTTTGACCCGAAAAATCTGCTGAACCCTCATGTTTACGGGGAGAATGGCGATGCGGCTGCCTAA
- a CDS encoding (Fe-S)-binding protein — MRLPKIDDFVPYNELYTAATEGAHLKTLLTVSGEKPVYDCAVKCNRCGLCLEKCPTYSGTGAENFSPRGRAQLLRMAMGGRLKLDADAAVLAESFYNCLLCGACSGACHSQVPVRELALEGRRTYPEKGAGALARAVFACAARRPALARALMRALSAARGAGLVRLLSAAGALDTADAQWAARWDRLHPRRVRFLDETAAAAPELKRAGQTGRSGCVCFIGCQANYLYPKEGMSVIRLADRFIGPVRLLGGLCCGLNSYLFGDIEDARAALRAVIARYEELCSGQPLPLVTDCGECSAFFKRAEQLFLQDPAWRPRAKAFAGAVRDSLEMVPAERGEFLLSGRADAALIKARISLHENAACAHWQYSACKARQTLAAAFGSNFVPLENADAPCGGEFGAPLFSPAAADRLLRAKISAIAAARADIVACGSHSSAAHIAAGLKKYYPHAKAVHYAVLIDEACGG; from the coding sequence ATGCGGCTGCCTAAAATAGACGATTTTGTCCCCTATAACGAGCTTTATACCGCCGCCACGGAAGGCGCGCATCTCAAGACGCTGCTTACCGTCTCCGGCGAAAAGCCGGTATACGACTGCGCCGTCAAATGCAACCGCTGCGGCCTCTGCCTGGAAAAATGCCCCACTTATTCCGGCACAGGGGCGGAGAATTTCTCGCCGCGCGGGCGCGCGCAGCTGCTGCGCATGGCGATGGGCGGCAGGCTCAAGCTGGACGCGGACGCCGCCGTCCTGGCGGAATCGTTTTACAACTGCCTGCTGTGCGGCGCGTGTTCCGGCGCCTGCCATTCGCAGGTTCCGGTGCGGGAGCTTGCGCTGGAAGGCCGCAGGACATACCCGGAAAAGGGCGCCGGCGCGCTGGCGCGGGCGGTATTTGCGTGCGCGGCGCGGCGGCCCGCATTGGCGCGCGCGCTGATGAGGGCATTGTCCGCCGCGCGCGGCGCCGGGCTTGTGAGGCTGCTGTCCGCCGCCGGAGCGCTGGATACCGCCGACGCGCAATGGGCCGCGCGCTGGGACCGGCTGCATCCCCGCCGCGTCCGTTTCCTGGACGAAACCGCCGCAGCCGCCCCGGAGCTTAAGCGCGCCGGGCAGACCGGACGCTCCGGCTGTGTCTGCTTTATCGGCTGCCAGGCGAATTACCTGTATCCGAAAGAAGGCATGTCGGTGATACGGCTGGCGGACCGGTTTATCGGCCCCGTGCGGCTGCTTGGCGGGCTGTGCTGCGGCCTTAACTCGTATCTGTTCGGGGATATAGAGGACGCGCGCGCCGCCCTGCGCGCCGTTATAGCGCGTTACGAGGAGCTTTGCTCCGGCCAGCCGCTGCCGCTGGTTACGGACTGCGGCGAATGCTCCGCTTTTTTCAAACGGGCCGAGCAGTTGTTTTTGCAGGATCCGGCCTGGCGCCCGCGCGCGAAGGCTTTCGCCGGGGCCGTGCGGGATTCTCTGGAGATGGTGCCGGCGGAGCGCGGCGAATTCCTGCTTTCCGGCAGGGCGGACGCGGCTCTCATAAAAGCCAGAATTTCGCTGCACGAGAATGCCGCCTGCGCCCACTGGCAGTATTCGGCCTGCAAAGCCAGGCAGACGCTGGCGGCGGCCTTCGGCTCCAATTTCGTCCCGCTGGAAAACGCGGACGCGCCCTGCGGCGGCGAGTTCGGCGCGCCGCTTTTTTCCCCCGCCGCGGCAGACAGGCTGCTGCGCGCCAAAATTTCCGCCATAGCGGCGGCGCGGGCGGACATAGTGGCCTGCGGTTCACATTCGTCCGCGGCGCACATTGCCGCGGGGCTGAAAAAATACTATCCTCATGCCAAAGCCGTTCACTATGCCGTGCTTATTGACGAGGCCTGCGGTGGCTGA
- a CDS encoding SDR family oxidoreductase, whose translation MSNKPVWLVTGGAGFIGSNIAEELVKMGARVRVLDNFCAGKKGNIAAFADRIELVKGDIRSGSDLRKSLKGVSYVLHQAALRSVPKSMDAPEPTNENNVSGTLKLLAAAKTAGVKRVVYASSSSAYGECKVFPQKENFVPAPVSPYAVSKLAAEYYCVMFAKAYGLETVSLRYFNVFGPRQDPASKYSAVIPKFMALAKAGKTVEVHWDGKQSRDFTYVANVVQANIRAALAPKAAGGVYNIGCGNSKSLLDLLAAIELAQGRKIARKFLPKRAGDVRKTFADISAARRDLGYKPVVNFDDGIAKTWEYFK comes from the coding sequence ATGTCTAATAAACCTGTGTGGCTGGTTACGGGCGGGGCGGGGTTCATAGGCTCCAATATCGCCGAGGAATTGGTGAAAATGGGCGCGCGGGTGCGCGTGCTGGATAATTTCTGCGCCGGGAAAAAAGGGAATATCGCCGCCTTCGCAGACAGGATAGAGCTTGTCAAAGGCGATATCCGCAGCGGTTCGGATTTGAGGAAATCGCTCAAAGGCGTTTCCTATGTGCTGCATCAGGCGGCTTTGCGCTCCGTCCCCAAATCCATGGACGCGCCGGAGCCTACCAACGAAAACAACGTGTCCGGCACGTTGAAGCTGCTTGCCGCCGCAAAAACCGCCGGGGTTAAACGGGTGGTGTACGCCTCCTCCAGCTCCGCCTACGGCGAGTGCAAGGTTTTCCCGCAGAAGGAGAATTTCGTTCCCGCGCCGGTGTCGCCTTACGCGGTAAGCAAGCTGGCGGCGGAATATTACTGCGTCATGTTCGCCAAAGCCTACGGGCTGGAAACCGTGTCGCTGCGCTATTTCAACGTGTTCGGCCCGCGGCAGGATCCCGCATCCAAATACTCGGCGGTTATTCCCAAATTCATGGCTTTGGCCAAAGCGGGCAAAACCGTGGAAGTCCACTGGGACGGCAAACAGTCGCGTGATTTCACTTATGTGGCCAATGTGGTGCAGGCCAATATCAGGGCCGCGCTTGCGCCGAAGGCGGCGGGCGGGGTTTACAATATCGGCTGCGGCAATTCCAAATCGCTGCTGGACCTGCTTGCGGCGATAGAACTGGCGCAGGGCCGCAAAATCGCCAGAAAATTCCTGCCCAAACGCGCCGGCGACGTGCGCAAGACTTTCGCCGACATCTCCGCCGCAAGGCGCGACCTGGGCTATAAACCGGTCGTCAACTTTGATGACGGAATCGCGAAAACATGGGAGTATTTCAAATGA
- a CDS encoding HD domain-containing phosphohydrolase, translating to MADPDAEKKLRLLIKFGGLISAETTVDALLEIIADQIRLIADADRCTVFLADMARNELWSKVAHGGHRREIRVAMGSGIAGICAVTGETINAGDAYSDPRFLPDIDKTTGYKTRNVLAVPLKNSKGELLGVFEALNKKSGAGFTQGDIGLLQLMGTLAANAIENAKLYEDLRATQEETIYRLAVTAEYRDQQDTGRHLRNIGRVTYQLALAMGLQREDAEDMRRASALHDIGKVALCDAILLKPGKLTAAEFEEMKKHTLYGARILSKAESRLLRIASRLAAAHHEKYDGSGYPGGLKGREIPLEARIVAVADVFDALCMPRVYKPAWGAKRAYDYIIRHAGRAFDPEVVEAFRSIFPEIKKIYADQPE from the coding sequence GTGGCTGACCCGGATGCGGAAAAAAAGCTGCGCCTGCTGATTAAATTCGGCGGGCTGATTTCGGCGGAAACCACAGTTGACGCGCTGCTGGAGATAATAGCGGACCAGATACGTCTAATCGCCGACGCGGACCGCTGCACCGTATTCCTGGCTGATATGGCGCGCAACGAACTGTGGTCCAAAGTCGCCCATGGCGGGCACAGGCGGGAAATCCGCGTGGCCATGGGCTCTGGCATAGCCGGCATCTGCGCCGTTACCGGCGAAACCATCAATGCAGGCGACGCCTATTCCGACCCCCGGTTTCTGCCCGATATAGATAAAACCACCGGCTACAAGACCCGCAATGTTCTGGCCGTGCCGCTTAAAAACAGCAAGGGCGAGCTGCTTGGTGTTTTTGAGGCGCTCAACAAAAAAAGCGGCGCGGGATTTACGCAGGGCGATATCGGGCTTTTGCAGCTTATGGGGACCTTGGCCGCCAACGCCATAGAAAACGCCAAGCTCTACGAGGATCTGCGCGCCACGCAGGAAGAAACCATTTACCGCCTGGCCGTAACCGCCGAGTACCGCGACCAGCAGGACACGGGGCGGCATTTACGGAACATAGGCCGGGTAACCTATCAGCTCGCGCTGGCGATGGGCCTGCAGCGCGAGGATGCCGAGGATATGCGCCGCGCCAGCGCGCTGCACGACATAGGCAAGGTCGCGCTGTGCGACGCGATACTGCTAAAGCCCGGCAAGCTCACCGCAGCCGAATTTGAGGAGATGAAAAAACACACCCTCTACGGCGCGAGAATACTTTCCAAGGCGGAAAGCCGGCTGCTGCGCATCGCCAGCCGGCTGGCCGCCGCCCATCACGAGAAATACGACGGCAGCGGTTATCCCGGCGGGCTAAAGGGCCGGGAAATCCCGCTGGAGGCGCGCATAGTGGCGGTGGCGGATGTTTTTGACGCGCTGTGCATGCCGCGCGTCTACAAGCCGGCCTGGGGCGCCAAACGCGCGTACGATTACATAATACGCCATGCGGGGCGGGCCTTTGACCCGGAAGTGGTGGAAGCCTTCCGGTCCATATTCCCCGAAATCAAAAAAATCTACGCCGACCAGCCGGAATAA
- a CDS encoding tryptophanase, whose product MYIHLEDWKWKTVIEPHRIKTVEPLGFTSRRERGEILARAHYNLFNIPAEKVLLDFLTDSGTGAMSAAQWSAIMSGDESYAGASSYYRFEAAVRGLTGFGEVIPAHQGRAAERILFSFVGGKGKTVVSNSHFDTTRANVEAGGAEAVDLPVKEALDFARPGDFKGNMDTAALEKFIKERGAQNIALCVMTVTNNSLGGQPVSLANLKRTYEICSAAKIPVFLDMARFAENAYFIKLREKGCENRSAEDIAKEMFRYADGCMMSAKKDALVNIGGFMAMKNKEWAARARQVLILGEGFPTYGGLAGRDLDAMAVGLGEVLDEKYLAYRIRSAQYLGDGLRKAGVPIVEPPGGHAVYVDARRFLPHIPPEKFPAQSLACALYLEGGIRTVEIGMLMFGNRDAKGNFTPASMELVRIALPRRVYTQSHIDLLIEVFEELAKRKTGIRGLEIEEAPAVLAHFTAKLRPAEKELILS is encoded by the coding sequence ATGTATATTCATCTTGAAGACTGGAAATGGAAAACCGTCATAGAGCCGCACAGAATCAAGACCGTGGAGCCGCTGGGGTTCACCAGCCGCAGGGAGCGCGGGGAAATACTGGCCCGCGCGCATTACAACCTTTTCAACATCCCCGCCGAGAAGGTGCTGCTGGATTTTCTTACCGACAGCGGCACCGGCGCTATGTCCGCCGCGCAATGGTCGGCGATAATGAGCGGCGACGAGTCTTATGCCGGCGCCTCCAGCTACTACCGCTTTGAGGCCGCCGTGCGCGGGCTTACCGGTTTTGGCGAGGTCATTCCCGCGCATCAGGGCCGCGCGGCGGAGCGGATATTGTTCTCTTTTGTGGGCGGCAAAGGGAAAACGGTGGTTTCCAATTCGCATTTTGACACCACCCGCGCCAATGTGGAAGCCGGCGGAGCCGAGGCGGTGGATTTGCCGGTAAAAGAGGCGCTGGATTTCGCGCGCCCCGGCGACTTCAAGGGCAACATGGACACCGCCGCGCTGGAGAAATTCATAAAGGAAAGAGGCGCGCAAAATATCGCCCTGTGCGTGATGACGGTTACCAACAACTCGCTGGGCGGGCAGCCGGTCTCGCTTGCCAACCTCAAACGGACCTATGAAATCTGCTCGGCGGCGAAAATACCGGTGTTCCTGGATATGGCCAGATTCGCCGAAAACGCCTATTTTATAAAGCTGCGCGAAAAGGGCTGCGAAAACCGCTCCGCGGAGGACATCGCAAAAGAGATGTTCAGATACGCCGACGGCTGCATGATGAGCGCCAAGAAAGACGCGCTGGTCAATATCGGCGGCTTCATGGCGATGAAGAACAAGGAGTGGGCCGCCCGCGCCCGGCAGGTATTGATTCTGGGCGAGGGATTCCCGACCTACGGCGGGCTTGCGGGCCGCGACCTGGACGCCATGGCGGTGGGGCTGGGCGAGGTGCTGGACGAGAAATACCTGGCTTACCGCATACGCTCCGCGCAGTATCTGGGCGACGGCCTGCGCAAGGCCGGGGTTCCGATAGTGGAGCCGCCCGGCGGCCATGCCGTGTATGTTGACGCGCGCCGCTTTTTGCCGCATATCCCGCCGGAGAAATTCCCGGCCCAGTCGCTGGCCTGCGCGCTGTATCTGGAAGGCGGCATCCGCACCGTGGAAATCGGGATGCTGATGTTCGGCAACCGCGACGCCAAGGGCAATTTCACCCCCGCCAGCATGGAACTGGTGCGCATCGCGCTGCCGCGCCGCGTTTACACGCAAAGCCATATAGATCTGCTTATAGAGGTTTTTGAGGAGTTGGCAAAGCGCAAAACCGGCATACGGGGGCTGGAGATAGAGGAAGCCCCCGCCGTGCTGGCGCATTTCACGGCAAAATTGCGGCCCGCGGAGAAAGAGCTTATCCTCAGCTAG
- a CDS encoding thymidine kinase, which translates to MLPTPSSVGWIEVVCGSMFSGKTQELIRRLRLATIARQKVQVFNSALDVRYGKDHIISHDMVKAPCEPVRSSAALLKAMRPDTQVVGIDEIHFFDEGIVDACQKLAGEGKRVIAAGLDQDYTGKPFENTAKLMAVAEYVAKNLAICMVCGNPANRSQRVTGGKKRIDVGAADKYEARCRKCFRAE; encoded by the coding sequence ATGCTGCCAACGCCGTCGTCCGTCGGCTGGATAGAGGTGGTCTGCGGCAGCATGTTCTCCGGCAAGACGCAGGAGCTTATACGGAGGCTGCGCCTTGCCACCATAGCGCGCCAGAAAGTGCAGGTTTTCAACTCCGCGTTGGACGTGCGCTACGGCAAGGACCATATAATCTCGCACGATATGGTCAAAGCGCCGTGCGAGCCGGTGCGCAGCTCCGCCGCGCTGCTCAAGGCGATGCGGCCCGACACCCAGGTGGTCGGCATAGACGAGATTCATTTTTTTGACGAGGGTATAGTGGACGCCTGCCAGAAACTCGCCGGAGAGGGCAAGCGCGTCATCGCCGCCGGGCTGGACCAGGATTATACCGGCAAGCCTTTTGAAAACACCGCAAAGCTAATGGCGGTGGCGGAATATGTCGCCAAGAATCTGGCGATTTGCATGGTATGCGGCAATCCCGCCAACCGCAGCCAGCGGGTAACGGGCGGGAAAAAGCGCATAGACGTCGGCGCGGCGGACAAATACGAAGCCCGCTGCCGCAAATGCTTCCGTGCGGAATGA
- a CDS encoding DUF2064 domain-containing protein — MKENCLLVFINAPMAEEMPPRLTEGFGESKLVPAYTDMARHFFAAVKKLHGIQPTAVYKNIGKYPDLRWLDPEDPGFLSLKGATEAEQAACAARWAFDAGAKRVALATVNAPALPANIIENCFSLLAEKDMVAGADKDGDLYLLGMNKPLFSILEGYPWPGRRVCDEIADRAKRLRLNLHLLPEYPIIKDEAAYHQWVAGGRKSHSPARQDAKPAPAAGPR, encoded by the coding sequence ATGAAAGAAAATTGCCTTCTGGTTTTTATCAACGCCCCCATGGCGGAGGAAATGCCCCCCCGGCTGACGGAGGGGTTTGGCGAAAGCAAGCTCGTCCCGGCCTATACCGACATGGCGCGGCATTTTTTCGCCGCTGTAAAAAAGTTGCACGGAATACAGCCCACCGCCGTTTATAAAAATATCGGCAAATACCCGGATTTGCGCTGGCTGGACCCGGAGGACCCGGGGTTTCTCTCGCTCAAAGGCGCCACGGAGGCGGAACAGGCCGCCTGCGCCGCGCGCTGGGCTTTTGACGCGGGGGCAAAGCGTGTCGCGCTTGCCACTGTCAACGCGCCCGCGCTGCCAGCCAATATTATAGAAAACTGCTTTTCACTCCTGGCGGAAAAAGACATGGTTGCCGGAGCCGACAAGGACGGCGACCTTTATCTTCTTGGCATGAACAAGCCGCTGTTTAGCATTCTGGAAGGCTATCCCTGGCCGGGCCGCCGCGTCTGCGACGAGATTGCCGACCGCGCCAAGCGGCTGCGCCTGAACCTGCATCTGCTGCCCGAATACCCGATTATAAAGGACGAGGCCGCCTACCACCAGTGGGTTGCCGGCGGAAGGAAAAGCCATTCCCCCGCCCGGCAGGACGCCAAACCCGCGCCGGCAGCCGGCCCGCGCTGA